One Benincasa hispida cultivar B227 chromosome 5, ASM972705v1, whole genome shotgun sequence genomic window carries:
- the LOC120077446 gene encoding auxin-responsive protein SAUR50-like: protein MAIPKPATLKQIVKRCSSLGRKQDATAAAAPAYDGVPKGHFAVYVGENRSRYVVPISLLTHPDFQCLLRLAEEEFGFHHHMGLTIPCEEVVFRSLTAALK from the coding sequence ATGGCCATTCCCAAACCCGCCACTCTCAAGCAAATCGTCAAACGCTGCTCCAGTCTAGGCCGAAAACAAGACGCCACCGCCGCCGCCGCACCGGCCTACGACGGCGTTCCCAAGGGACATTTCGCCGTCTATGTCGGCGAAAATCGGAGCCGATATGTCGTCCCGATTTCGCTCTTGACTCACCCCGATTTTCAGTGCCTCCTCCGTCTCGCCGAGGAGGAATTTGGTTTCCACCACCATATGGGCCTCACTATTCCTTGTGAAGAGGTGGTTTTCCGGTCACTCACCGCCGCCCTCAAATGA